The Brevibacillus humidisoli DNA segment TGATCGGCCCTACTGGTGTAGGAAAGACAGAAATTGCGAGAAGGATCGCCAAGCTGACAGGGGCTCCTTTTATCAAGGTGGAGGCAACTAAGTTTACGGAAGTAGGCTACGTGGGCCGCGATGTTGAATCGATGGTGCGAGACCTGGTAGAAACAGCGATTCGCATGGTGAAGAGTGAGAAAATGGAGTCGGTCAAAGAAAGGGCAGAAAAGCTGGCTGACGAAGCGATCGTCAATATCCTTGTCCCTTCACGCAAACAGCAGCAGCACGGATTTAAAAATCCGTTCGAAATGTTGTTTTCCAACCAGCAGCAAAGCCAGCCTCCTCAGCAGGATACAGAGGAGGCAGCGATTCAGCAGCAGCGCAGACAGGTTGCCTTCCAGTTGGCTAGCGGTCAGTTGGAAGATCAAGTGATAGAAATCGAAGTGGAAGATCAAGCTCCGTCCATGTTTGATCTTTTCCAGGTCCCAGGCGCGGAGCAAATGGGTATGCAGATGCAGGACATGTTGGGCAATCTGCTGCCTAAGCGAACCAAAAAACGGAAGCTGAAAATTAGCGATGCGCGCAAGGTTTTGATACAGCAGGAAGCACAAAAATTGGTCGATATGGATGAAGTGATTCAGGAATCGGTTTATCGTGCGGAACAACAGGGTATTATCTTTATCGACGAGATTGATAAAATTGCTGGAAAGGATGGTCGTGGACCCGATGTGTCGCGCGAAGGTGTACAGCGCGACATCCTGCCGATTGTGGAAGGATCGACGGTGATGACGAAATACGGGCCAGTCAAGACAGATTATATCCTGTTTATTGCTGCCGGCGCATTTCACATCGCTAAGCCGTCCGATCTGATTCCGGAACTGCAGGGACGTTTCCCGATTCGCGTGGAACTGACCAGTTTGGAGGAAGAAGATTTTATCCGTATTCTGACTGAGCCAAAAAATGCATTAATCAAGCAGTATGTTGCTTTGTTGGAGACGGAAGGTATTAGAATAGAATTTTCAGATGATGCTATTAGAGAAATTGCGAAGCTGGCAACAGAAGTGAACCAGTCGACTGACAATATCGGGGCGAGACGACTGCATACATTGCTGGAGAAGCTGTTGGAAGACCTGTCTTTTGAAGCTCCGGACATTCATTTGGAAACAGTGAACATCACGCCAGAATATGTACGAGAGAAACTGGTCGGCATCGTTTCGAACCGCGATCTCAGTCAGTATATTTTGTAGATGAACGATAGAAAACGTCAGGAGGAATTGAAGATGGATTTGTTATCGAAAACCAGGAGAATTAACCGTATGCTGCAAAAATCGGCAGGGCATGCGGTTAACTTTAATGAAATGGCAGAGGTATTGAGTGACGTGATTGACGCCAATATCTTTGTCGTCAGTCGAAAGGGTAAGATGCTGGGGTATGCGATCGCACAAGAGATTGACAATGAACGCATTCGACAGATGTTGGAAGAACGTCGTTTTCCGGAGGAGTATAGCCAAAACCTGCTGAAAGTGGAAGAGACCTCGGCCAACCTCGACATCGACAGTCCGTATACGGCTTTTCCAGTCGAAATGAAAGAAGTGTTTTCATCCGGGTTGACTACGATTGTTCCGATTATGGGAGGCGGTGACCGCCTGGGCACGCTGATTCTTGCCCGTGTCAACAATCACTTTGTCGATGACGACCTGATTCTTGCAGAGGTAGGGGCCACTGTTGTAGGAATGGAGATTCTGCGGGAACGCTCTGAAGCGATTGAAGAAGAAGCACGCAGCAAAGCGGTTGTACAGATGGCGATTGGCTCCCTCTCTTATAGCGAATTGGAAGCGGTCGAACACATTTTTGAAGAGTTGGACGGGAAAGAAGGGTTGCTGGTCGCCTCCAAGATTGCCGACAGAGTGGGCATCACCCGTTCTGTGATCGTCAACGCACTGCGCAAACTGGAGAGCGCCGGTGTCATTGAATCCCGTTCCTTGGGGATGAAAGGGACATTTATCAAGGTACTGAATGAAAAACTGCTGCCCGAATTGGAGAAGTTGAAAACCTCCTAAGCGTCTAGGGCTCCAAAAAGGAGAAAAGGCTGCCGTTCAATTGGCGGCCTTTTTTATTTTGTGGATATATGTCGAAATGCGTTTGGGAGAGTATTATGGCGCCTCTATTGCAATAGGAACATAGGCACAGTCTCTTGCGGTAGATGCGCACGCATAAGGGCGTTTGATAGAGCGTAAGTCCCGTTTGTAAGATAGGTCTTTTTTCGTAAAAATTATTTTGCTATGATTATACGTGTTCTGATGTCGATTTAGCAGGAATAATTGCGAGTTTTGAAGAAGTTGTTAGGTGCCATAACGAAAATAGCCTACATTCTAGAAAAAATGTCGAATGTTGCAAAATTTAGCAAGTAAAACAGGTTTAAAAGAAAAAAGGATGGGGTATTCAAACAGAATGTAAACCAATTATGTAAAAAACAGGGGAGGGAGCCGGATTGATTCAAACAGACCACCTGCGGTTGCTGGAGCGTTCTTTGGATGTCAGCACGTTGAGGCAGCGCGTTATCGCGAATAATATCGCCAACGTGGACACTCCGCACTTCAAAAGCAAGCGAGTCGCGTTCGAAGAGATGCTTCGACAAGAAATGGGGCAGACAACCAGTCAACTCCGTGCGTATCGGACGGATCAACGTCATCTATCGTTCGGCCCAATTGGTTCCATTCCCGAGCCGCGCATTACGTCTAATCCGAATGCGATGGTGCAGCATAATGAAAACGATGTTGACCTGGAGTATGAAATGAACCGAATGGCCGAAAATCAAATCTGGTACAACGGATTGGTCCAACTGACAGGCGGTTATTTCACCAAGTTGAGCAGTGTGATTAACGGAGGAGGGAAGTGATTGTAGATGAGCTTGTTTAGAGGGATGGATACAAGTGCATCGGCACTTACCGCTAACCGTTTGCGGCTGGACACGATCGCAGCCAACATTGCCAACGCCAATTCGACTCGCGCCCAGTTGGTTGATGGAGTATGGCAGCCGTATCGGCGAAAGATCGTTGAGATTGCTCCCAAGACGAACCAGACCTTTGATCATTTGCTCGGGGCTGCAATCGGGATGGTTTCGGGTGCCAAGCCGGAGCAAGGTGTTCGTGTGCAGGCGATTCGTGAGGACAACACGCCGTTTAAACGGGTGTACCATCCGGAGCATCCAGATGCTGATCAGGCAGGATACGTGCTGATGCCAAATGTAGACATCATGAAAGAAATGGTGGACATGATTTCGGCGTCCCGTTCCTATGAAGCGAATGTAACTGCATTAAATGCTTCGAAGAGTATGATGATGAAGGCATTGGAAATTAACGGGAGATAAGGAGCGAAATAGCTGATGCAAATCAATCCTCTCAGCAAAATAGCAACACAGCCGCCATCTGTTGCAGGCAAGGCTACACCAGCGGAAGTGGCTCAGTCGTTTTCCGATTATTTGTCCAATGCAATGGGACAAGTGAATCAAGCTCAGCTGGGGGCTCAGGAACTGACGAAACAATACGCTGCCGGCCAAGTGGATGACATACACCAAGTAATGATTGCCGGACAGAAAGCATCCGTTATGCTTCAGCTAACCATGCAAGTGCGCAACAAGGTGATCGAATCCTATCAGGAAATTATGCGGATGCCACTCTAATGATCATTGCTGTAACCGCTCGGTGGGGTGAAACATGAACGAACGTCTAGCATTATACAGAGAACGAATAAAAGCAAAGTGGAGCGAACTAGGAAGCCGACAAAAATGGTTAATTGGTTTTACGGCCCTGTTTCTTCTGATATCGCTGGCCTTATACATATTTTTCGCATCTCAGCCAGTATACGTGTCGCTTTACGATCAGCGCTTAAGTGAACAGGAAATCGGAATCATCAAGCAAGAACTGGACAGCAACCAGATCCCGTATCGGGTTACCGGTGGCGGGACACGGATCGAGGTTCCGCAGGTAATGGCTCAGGATATCATTGTTGATCTTGCCGCACAGGGCATCCCCAGTGAAGCGGGAATCAGCGCAGAAATATTCTCCAGCACCGGCAGCTTTGGGATTACGGACCGACAGTTTGATGTGCTCAAGAAAGATGCATTGCAGCAGGAGCTTAGGAAAATGCTGGAGCGCGTCAATGGTGTTCGCACGGCCCAGGTCATGATTACATTACCGGAGGAAAACCTGTTTGTTACAGAGACACCGGAAGAGGCGACCGCTTCTGTGATCGTCGATGTGGAGCCGGGTACGCGGCTCAATCAAGGGCAGATCAAGGCTCTTCACTATCTGGTATCCCGCTCGGTGGAGAACCTCCCGATTGAAAACATCACCATTACCGATCAGTACTCCAATCTGCTGGAGATAAATGAAACCGACGGAAGCTCCGGCTCGATGCCCCTCTATGAGCAGCAGGAAAAAATCAGGTCAGATTACGAGAGAAAAATACAGCAAGACTTGTACAACCTGCTTGGCACCATCATGGGGCGTGACAAGGTGATTGTCCACGCTGCCGTCAAGATGAATTTCGCCAAGGAGAACCGGGTGGAGAACCTGGTGGAACCGGTTGATCAGGAAAACAACGAAGGCATCATCATCAGTGCTGAACAACTATCCAAGACCTTTAGCGGACAAGGTGCACCTCCCGGAGGTGTGGCCGGTACCGGCGAAAACGGCGTCCCCGGTTACCCAGGAGGAGATCAACAGGGCAGCACCAGCGAGTACGAAGAATTAAGCGAACGGGTAAACCGGGAAGTAAACCGAATCACCCGCAATATCACCGAAAGTCCTTATCAGGTAGAAGATATCTCGATCAACATCGGTGTTGAACCGCCAGCAGGCGGTCAACTTGACCCGCAAACGGTGGAGAACATCAGGCAGATCCTGCGCAATGTCGTCTTTGTTACACTTAGCGACCGGAATCGGGAACTAACCCAGGCCGAACTGGATCAACGCATCTCCGTATTCGAACGCCAGTTTGACGGAAAAGTTGCAATCGAGCAGCAGTCCGCGTTGAATCCGTATATCCTGTATGGTGTAGGTGCGCTTGCGCTGTTGGCCATTGCGGCTGTTGCTTATCTCGTCATCCGCCGACGCCGTCAAGCGAACCAAGAAGAAGAGCTTCCGGATTTGCCTGCGCCTGAGCCCTCGGAAATACCCGATCTTGAATACAGCGAGGACAGTGACGGCGTAGTGGTTCGCAAGCAATTAGAGAAGTTGGCCAGAAGCAAACCGGAAGAATTCGTTACACTGCTTCGCACTTGGCTAGCTGAAGAGTAGGGAGTGAATACAGATGGTTCGCGCCGCCAAGGAATTGTCAGGCAGACAAAAGGCTGCGATTCTTCTGATTTCGCTTGGCCCGGAAGTATCAGCGCAAGTATTTAAGCACTTACGGGAAGACGAAATCGAACAGCTAACGCTTGAGATTGCCAATGTCAGAAAAGTGGCAGGAGACGAAAAAGAGAAAGTACTGCAAGAGTTTCACCAGATCGCCGTCGCACAGGAAGTGATTTCACAAGGCGGGATAACCTACGCCAAAGAAATCCTTGAAAAGGCACTCGGAGAGTCGAAAGCAATTGACATTATCAATCGGTTAACTGCCAATCTGCAAGTGCGTCCGTTCGATTTTGCCCGCAAAGCTGATCCAGGGCAAATCCTGAACTTTATTCAAAATGAGCATTCGCAAACCATTGCACTCGTCCTCTCCTATCTCGATGCCAACCAGGCTGCGATGATTTTGTCTGAATTGCCGCAGGAACGCCAGGCCGATGTAGCCAAGCGGGTCGCCCTGATGGACAGCACCTCTCCCGAAGTCATTGCACAGGTGGAGCAGGTGCTGGAACAGAAGCTGTCTGCCACGGTTACACAGGATTATTCGCAAGCTGGCGGCATTGAAGCGATTGTCAATATTCTCAATGGGGTCGACCGCAGCACAGAACGTACCATCCTTGACTCCTTGGAGATTCAGGACCCCGAGTTGGCAGAAGAAATCAAGAAGCGCATGTTCGTTTTCGAAGACATCGCGACATTGGACAATCGTTCTATCCAGCGCGTCATCCGGGACGTGGAAAACGCCGATCTTCAATTGGCGCTCAAGGTGGCCAGCGAAGAAGTTCGCGAGACGGTCTTCCGCAACATGTCAAAACGGATGGCCGAGACATTCAAGGAAGAGATGGAGTTTATGGGACCGGTTCGGCTGCGTGATGTGGAAGAAGCCCAATCGCGTATTGTCGCAACCATTCGCCGCTTAGAGGAGGCTGGTGAGATCATTATCGCCCGCGGCGGAGGTGATGACATCATTGTCTAGAATCTTCAAAGCTTCCCGCTACTCCGCTTCGGATGAGAAGGTTGTCCTCTCTGTGAAACTGCCTCCACCTTCTCAGACGGAACAGATCAGTGAAAGGTTGCAGGAAAAAAAAGAAAAAATACATCCGGAATTGGAAAAAGCCGAGGAAGAGGCACAGGCCGTCCTGCGAGATGCTGAAGAGACGGCTCAAAAGCTGCTGGAAGAGGCCGCCCAGCATGCCGAGGAACTGCGCCAGCAGGCCGAGGAGGAGATCAAGCAGTGGTGGCAGGAGAAACAGCAGGAGTTGCAGGAGTTGGCCGATCAGGTGCGTGAGCAGGCTCATATGGAAGGACTCGCTCAAGGAAGAGAAGTCGGCATGGCTGCCGTGTGGGCGGAGGAAGAACAGCGAGTTCTTGAGGCAAAAGAAGTGCTGGAACGGGCACATGTAAACAAGGAACAGATCATTGCAGAGGCAGAGCCTTTTCTCGTCGCGTTAAGCGTGGAGATTGCCAGAAAGATCATCGGTGAAGAACTACAGCAAGCACCGGAAAAAATTGCTGAGATGGTAAAAGATGTACTGCGTCGCTCACGGGTACACGGACAGATCACGCTCTGTGTCAATCACAAACATTATCAATGGCTGGAGGAACATCGCAGTCAGTTTCTCTCTCTGTTGGATGGACAAGCCGAATTGATCGTCCTTCCAGATTACTCTGTGCGGGATGATGGTTGTGTGATCCGAACGCCGTTTGGAAGTGTCGACGCACGAATTGATACACAGCTCGAGGAGATCAAAGAAGCTTTGCTGTCAATTGCCAAGGGAAGTGAGACGGATGACGACGCTTGACCTGAGCAAATACCGGCAGACCCTGCAGCAGCTTGATCCGGTGCGGGTCAACGGCAAGGTGACCCAGGTGGTAGGACTCACAGTAGAATCACAGGGGCCGGAGGCAAAGTTGGGAGAACTATGTCACATCTTTTCTCAGCACGATCAACACCCGATCGCAGCAGAGGTTGTCGGGTTTCGCGATAACAAGGTACTGCTGATGCCGTTAGGAGAACTGTCAGCCATCGGACCAGGATGTGATGTGGTTGCGACCGGACAGCCCCTTTTGGTGAAAGTGGGTTCTGAAATCCTGGGGCGGGTGCTGGATGGATTGGGACGACCGCTTGATGGCAGTCCACTGCCGTTTGGCTTGAGTTCATATCCGACCAACAACCAGCCGCCCAACCCGATCTCTCGTCCCCGGATAGTCGATCCATTGAGTGTGGGTGTACGAGCGATAGACGGGCTGCTGACGATTGGGAAAGGACAGCGGGTGGGTATCTTTGCGGGTTCTGGTGTAGGCAAAAGTACACTGCTGGGCATGATCGCCCGCAACACGTCTGCCGATATCAACGTCATTGCCTTAATCGGAGAGCGCGGTCGAGAGGTGATGGAGTTTATTCATCGCGATTTGGGGGAAGAAGGACTGAAGAGATCCGTAGTGGTTGTAGCTACCTCTGATCAGCCGGCGATGATCCGGATCAAAGGTGCGATGATTGCCACTTCGATTGCTGAGTATTTCCGTGATCGCGGGCTTAACGTGATGCTGATGATGGACTCGGTTACACGCTTTGCAATGGCGCAGCGGGAGATCGGTTTGGCCATTGGTGAGCCGCCAGCGACACGAGGGTACACCCCATCTGTTTTCGCCCTTTTGCCCAAGCTGCTGGAGAGGGCAGGGACGTCTGCCAAAGGGAGCATAACTGCCTTTTATACCGTACTGGTCGATTCAGACGACATGAATGATCCGATCGCCGATGCTGTGCGCGGCATCCTGGACGGACATATCGTGCTTGACCGGAAAATCGCGCAAAAAGGACATTTCCCGTCGATTGATGTACTGGCTAGTGTCAGTCGTGTCATGAATGAGATTTGTTCAGGAGACCACTTGGAAGCGGCTCGTCAGCTAAAGACACACTTATCGACGTACCGTGAAGCGGAGGACCTGATCAACATCGGTGCGTACAAGCTCGGCAGCAATCGCGAGATCGATGCGGCGATCCGCTATCGAGATGTGATCCGTGATTTCACATCGCAGGGTACTCATGAACCCGCAGAGCTTTCCACTACCATTAATGCACTGATTGCACATTTTGGAGGGACAAGCCCGTGAAGACGTTCACCTTTCATCTTCAAAAGATCCTTGATCTCAAGGAAAAGGAGCGGGAACAGGCAGAATGGGCTTTTGGCAAATCTCTTCAAAAGAAGGCAGAAGAGGAAGCGAAGCTCATCAATTTAACACGTCACCGGGAAGAGGTAAGCCATACGCTTTATGAAATGCAGAATCAGCCTTGCAGCGTCTCTCAGTTGATAGAAGGGAACCGCTATCAACAGGCGGTTGAGCGAGCTATTCAGACGCAGCGGCAAACCTTGTACGGCTGTGAACTGGAGGTTGAAGACCGAAAACAAAAGCTTACCTCTCGCATGCAGGAGAGCAAACTGTGGGAGAAGATGCGCGAGCAGGCGAAGGAACGGTTCGATCATGCCCAGAGACAAATGGAGCAGAAAGAATTGGACGAAATCGGCATCAGCCGATATACCATGCAACAGACCAGCCGGACGAGTAAAGCAGCGGAAAAGGTATCTGCACCGCCGCTTTCCTAATACATAAAGCCCAGTTAAGCCGAGGGGTAAGGAGGTAACTGCGATGGAAGAGGTACAAGAAGAGAGGCCTTATAGCTGGTGGGAGCGATTCTTTTACATCTTCCTGATCCCTGCCTTGTTTGCCAGCATCCTGGGGGGAGTATTGCTTAATTTCTCTGGCTACGATGTTGTCGGCATGATCCAAGAGCAGGGCAACTCCATACCGGTGATTGAAAAAATTATACCAGGTAGCAATGAAGCAGAGGAAGCGCAGCCTCAAACCAATCCGGTCGAGGAGCTTCAGGCCAAACTGCAGCAAAAAGATGAGCAGATTGTGCAGTTGGAAAAAGATCTGGCAGAAAAAGAGGCAACGATCAAAGCGATTGAGGAACGTGAAGCAGAGCTAGAGAAGATGCTGGAAGACAAGCAGGCTGACGAAGCAGAACGTCAGCAGCAGTATCAGGATCTCGCCAAACTGTACACATCGATGTCGTCGAGGAATGCCGCTTCGATTATCGGCAACCTTTCGCTGGAAGAGGCGGTTGCTGTCATGTCCAAGATGAAACCGGATGACCGGGCCGATATTTTGTCCAAGATGGATCCCAAAAAAGCGGCGGATATTTCCGTTTTGTTTAAGGATTCCGTCATTAGCAAGGATGACGATATCGCACTGCTTCAACAGCGCATTAATGCGCTGACCAAAGCATTGAGTGAGACCCGTCCGCAAAGCGCCGTACGACTCGACTCGCTGGTTACTTCATTCTCACAAATGGCACCCAATGATGCTGCTGCGATTCTGATAACGATGATGGGTACCAACCAATCGAATGCCCTCTCTATTTTAGCGGAGATGGCGAACGACAAACGGGCCCAGGTATTGGCGGCCATTTCTGCACAAAACCAGGCAATGGCGGCGAAGATTTCCAGTGCGTTGCTTCGGTAAGTGCAACAAGCGCTTATCGTTACTATAAAAGCAACAAATCTATTTGAATGGAGGTGAAGACATGAATGTAGCCAATGTCATGACGACTGGCGGTACCACTGAGCCGATCCTATCTGGTACAAGGCAGTTGGCCGAGTCAGCGGCACCTTCCTTGAACAACTTGTTTGCTCTTCAGTTGGGAAACATGTTGCAGACGATGGAGACACCGCAGCTGTCAACAGGAGTGGAGGAACTGCAGAGTGGTGAGGCCGAAGAAAGATCCGACTCACTACTCGCTATGCTGGAACAGTTGCTGGCCAACGGTTTGCTGACACCAGAACAGCACGAGCAACTCACATCTTCCCTACAGGCTTCACAAACAGCTAACGGCGGCACAGACGACAGCATAACGCTGCCTGCCATCGGAACCGGTCAGGGGCACCGCCAACTCGTTGCTACGTTCATGCAGCAGGGGCTTGCGGAAGAACAAGCAGTAGCACTGGCCAACTTGCTTGTCGATGGGTCCCATTCAGACAAATCGCCGCAACAAACTGCGCTTCGGCAAAGCGCCGAACAAACCGCCAATTGGTTGAGCAAGCTGTTGAACGCTTCTTCAGCGGATCAACCACAGAAGGTGGTGCAGCCCAACGGAACTAGTCAGGAAGTGGTGTTTCGGGCTGAGGCACCAAAGCGATTTGCCGAGACAGGGGTAAACAGGGAGAACGTCTCCACTGCCAACGTCACCATGGAACCGCTCCGTCTCCACCGGGCGATTGCGAGTTATCAGGCAGAGAGTGGTGTCTACAACCGCCAGCAACGCAACCAGGCGCAGTCGGTGCCGATCCTCGGTCACGCGCAACCAATGGTTGAGGAGAAAGGGAGCATGACCAATGCGCAAGCGATGCAGAACGTGCAGATAACCCAGCCCCAATGGTTCGCGCAGACGCAAGCAGCTCCACAGACCGGCAGCTATCACGTCAACTCCCAACAGTTTACACAACAGGTTGGCCATTTGTTTTTGACACAGATGAAGCTGACGGAAGCGGATGGAGTGACGGAGGCAAAACTGGTGCTCCACCCTCGTTCACTCGGTCAGGTGGACGTGAAGATCACGTCGCACAACGGAGTGATTACCGCTTATTTCACAGCCGATACAGCAAGCGGCAAAGAGATGTTGGACACGCAGATGTCACAGTTGCGCAGCGCATTGATTCAGCAGGGATTGCAGGTAGATCGTTTGGAAGTGACGCATCAGTCATCTCAGCAGCAGGCATTTGATTTCCAACAACAGAAAGAACAGGGACGCCAGCAGCAAAACCAGCAGCCCTCAGGTGAATCCACCACAACAACGGACGAGCAAGTTGAGTTCTCCATAGAAGCACTAACAGATGAATCGGCTTCGCTTGCCGCATTGCGTGATTAGGCGCGCTTGGCTGGAAATCGACAGTATTCCGCTTACGCGTGAAGAAGGGGGAGTACTGGATGGACCATTCATTTCGCGTAGGACACAGTTACTTTCCTGCAAAACCGGCAACTGCCAACAACAAGCAGCCTTCGCCAACTGCCTCAAAGCCGTTTCAACAATGGCTGACGGAGAATCTGCAACGACCGGAGCAGCAGACGGCGACCAGCAAGCTCTCCTTTAGTCAGCATGCACTGAACCGCTTGGAAGAACGGGGAATTACGCTTGCAAAAGCCGATTTGCAGAGACTGGAAGGAGCGGTCGACAAGGCGGCTGCCAAAGGGGCAAAAGAGTCATTGATTCTGATGGATAACGTTGCCTATGTTGTTAGTGTCGTCAATCAAAAAGTGATCACAGCTGTTGATGACATGAGCATGAAAGAGAATGTTTTTACCAATATCGATAGTGCGATTTTGCTGTAATAGCGGGCTGGACCGAACAGGGGGCCCAGCGATTGCCGAACGACTGAGGCAATCGGAAACCATAACGTTTGACAGGGAGGTACATCTACATGCTTCGTTCTTTATACTCAGGGGTTTCTGGAATGCGCGGCTTTCAAACCAAGCTGGATGTGATCGGAAACAATATCGCCAACGTGAACACGGTAGGCTTTAAGAAAAGCCGCGTTATGTTCCAGGACATTTTAAGCCAAAACATGGCTGGGGCAACTGGACCGATCGAAGAAGAGGTCGGTGGTCTTAATCCCAAGCAGATTGGCCTTGGCAGCAGCATTGCTTCGATTGACGTCGTTCACTCGGCGGGCAGCCCAATGACGACTTATCTAACCTCTGACTTGGCCATCGAAGGAGATGGATTTTTCGTCGTCAATCCGGGCGGTGACGTGGAGACCAACTACCTGACTCGCAACGGTTCTTTTACCCGTGATGCCCTCGGACAATTGGTTACCTCACAGGGGATGTTCGTGCTGGATGCAGGAGGGGAGCCGATCACCATTCCCCGTGAGGATTACGTCTCCTATTCGATTGGCAAAAACGGCGTGATCACTGGAACCACTGCTGACGGCGTAACAGAAGAGATTGCGACAATTGGTGTTGTGACAGTGAGCAATCCAGGTGGACTGAAGAAAATTGGCAACTCACTCTACGAAGTGACGGTAAACGCGATAGAGGATGGTGAATACGAAATCGTCACCCCGACAGAGGCAAACTCCGCGATCGTATCCGGTGTTCTGGAGATGTCCAATGTTGACTTGAGCGAAGAGTTTACAGAAATGATCGTCGCACAGCGCGGCTTCCAGGCAAACTCCCGAATCATCACGACATCTGACACGATTCTGGAAGAGTTAATCAACC contains these protein-coding regions:
- the fliJ gene encoding flagellar export protein FliJ; translation: MKTFTFHLQKILDLKEKEREQAEWAFGKSLQKKAEEEAKLINLTRHREEVSHTLYEMQNQPCSVSQLIEGNRYQQAVERAIQTQRQTLYGCELEVEDRKQKLTSRMQESKLWEKMREQAKERFDHAQRQMEQKELDEIGISRYTMQQTSRTSKAAEKVSAPPLS
- a CDS encoding MotE family protein, yielding MEEVQEERPYSWWERFFYIFLIPALFASILGGVLLNFSGYDVVGMIQEQGNSIPVIEKIIPGSNEAEEAQPQTNPVEELQAKLQQKDEQIVQLEKDLAEKEATIKAIEEREAELEKMLEDKQADEAERQQQYQDLAKLYTSMSSRNAASIIGNLSLEEAVAVMSKMKPDDRADILSKMDPKKAADISVLFKDSVISKDDDIALLQQRINALTKALSETRPQSAVRLDSLVTSFSQMAPNDAAAILITMMGTNQSNALSILAEMANDKRAQVLAAISAQNQAMAAKISSALLR
- a CDS encoding flagellar hook-length control protein FliK — translated: MNVANVMTTGGTTEPILSGTRQLAESAAPSLNNLFALQLGNMLQTMETPQLSTGVEELQSGEAEERSDSLLAMLEQLLANGLLTPEQHEQLTSSLQASQTANGGTDDSITLPAIGTGQGHRQLVATFMQQGLAEEQAVALANLLVDGSHSDKSPQQTALRQSAEQTANWLSKLLNASSADQPQKVVQPNGTSQEVVFRAEAPKRFAETGVNRENVSTANVTMEPLRLHRAIASYQAESGVYNRQQRNQAQSVPILGHAQPMVEEKGSMTNAQAMQNVQITQPQWFAQTQAAPQTGSYHVNSQQFTQQVGHLFLTQMKLTEADGVTEAKLVLHPRSLGQVDVKITSHNGVITAYFTADTASGKEMLDTQMSQLRSALIQQGLQVDRLEVTHQSSQQQAFDFQQQKEQGRQQQNQQPSGESTTTTDEQVEFSIEALTDESASLAALRD
- a CDS encoding TIGR02530 family flagellar biosynthesis protein; amino-acid sequence: MDHSFRVGHSYFPAKPATANNKQPSPTASKPFQQWLTENLQRPEQQTATSKLSFSQHALNRLEERGITLAKADLQRLEGAVDKAAAKGAKESLILMDNVAYVVSVVNQKVITAVDDMSMKENVFTNIDSAILL
- the flgF gene encoding flagellar basal-body rod protein FlgF, with amino-acid sequence MLRSLYSGVSGMRGFQTKLDVIGNNIANVNTVGFKKSRVMFQDILSQNMAGATGPIEEEVGGLNPKQIGLGSSIASIDVVHSAGSPMTTYLTSDLAIEGDGFFVVNPGGDVETNYLTRNGSFTRDALGQLVTSQGMFVLDAGGEPITIPREDYVSYSIGKNGVITGTTADGVTEEIATIGVVTVSNPGGLKKIGNSLYEVTVNAIEDGEYEIVTPTEANSAIVSGVLEMSNVDLSEEFTEMIVAQRGFQANSRIITTSDTILEELINLKR